One genomic region from Gossypium hirsutum isolate 1008001.06 chromosome D13, Gossypium_hirsutum_v2.1, whole genome shotgun sequence encodes:
- the LOC107918676 gene encoding uncharacterized protein: MASTSLLSPAAIATAAGATSITHHSLHPSSKLPVRNLLFKSISGNKRPSSRLHVSSPTDQPAATTTPAQPSSKSPKEETIFFDGGAHYGDLLANLLLGFTLLWLPLTLAAVSRAFFLRYRFTNLRVTVISGLTGQDRSDFSYKVIKDVQVVPRFIGEWGDVIITLKDETKVDLRSVPRFREIAKYCLAMAEKPVVLKETGPKGF; the protein is encoded by the coding sequence ATGGCCTCTACTTCTCTTCTTTCACCGGCCGCCATAGCCACCGCCGCGGGCGCCACTTCTATCACCCACCATTCCCTCCATCCCTCCTCCAAACTTCCTGTCCGTAACCTCCTCTTCAAATCCATTTCTGGAAACAAGAGACCGTCCTCTAGGCTCCACGTGTCCTCCCCAACTGACCAACCCGCCGCAACCACCACTCCCGCCCAACCCTCCTCCAAAAGCCCCAAAGAAGAAACCATCTTCTTCGACGGCGGAGCCCACTACGGGGACCTCTTAGCCAATCTGCTTCTGGGTTTCACTCTTCTATGGCTGCCGTTGACTCTAGCCGCCGTTTCGAGGGCGTTTTTCCTCAGGTACAGGTTCACCAACCTGCGGGTGACGGTTATTTCGGGACTGACGGGTCAGGATAGGAGCGATTTCTCTTACAAGGTGATTAAGGACGTGCAGGTGGTGCCGCGTTTCATAGGTGAGTGGGGTGACGTTATCATAACCTTGAAAGATGAAACTAAGGTTGATCTTAGGAGCGTCCCTAGGTTTAGAGAGATTGCAAAGTACTGTCTCGCCATGGCCGAGAAACCTGTTGTTTTGAAAGAAACTGGACCTAAAGGGTTTTAG